In Brachypodium distachyon strain Bd21 chromosome 2, Brachypodium_distachyon_v3.0, whole genome shotgun sequence, one genomic interval encodes:
- the LOC100839304 gene encoding uncharacterized protein LOC100839304 has translation MPSASKSKAKDRAAAFKAAKEQPKVAVKPIGNGTVASTYNNNLSGKFHLLEPSSSLLGSQGSEKLRNTDEIDEHSRSSHGTGDFDCASNNGSCSGESEDTKEKSTSTAPRVDSVPGCDLDKREKIRQKNEKKHQRQKERRAQELHERCKGYLMSRKLETLAQKLVAMGFSADHATMALIHNEGCLEESVAWLCNFDGSEETKQQVAADQQSGANLKINITEEVAKIVILEAKFKCTKQEVERAVVSCEGDLEKAEEVLKTQKQESATTASKPEGSGDPSGLVNKQQVMLAQNPARPQANGFSSVGVQQMRRDEKDLNYKLLLNGSGPKEPAVKGFQPLATPMKPEMVRQQFFQPEKRRLNAVPTVPYVTSSPLPVAVSQMKSETRHLAAGNEMKSAMHNGGLRESVVVMQRPQSAAAKQSLPSTSHSMFASEPSSREWYLNGASGVDMMVNGGLGNGLRNMNLDSVNSAKQFMHANHQQSFVSNPIELAANGWGGTWGSGGTSSSQAVASSLGMHRGGWSPSESSSTLSHGDWRTNGPAPCDYTSIDWSLDTTLLNPAAKSEWLSDTWSTMFMGGRSTRPSGNLGGAGINGLHDSNLPMDPAPSPRPYEWPSFCRGGSS, from the coding sequence ATGCCGTCTGCATCCAAATCCAAGGCAAAAGATAGGGCAGCAGCTTTTAAAGCGGCTAAAGAGCAACCCAAGGTTGCTGTGAAGCCAATCGGGAATGGTACAGTTGCTAGCACTTACAACAACAACCTCTCTGGAAAATTCCATCTTCTGGAGCCATCATCCTCTCTGCTGGGTAGCCAGGGTAGTGAAAAATTGAGGAATACAGATGAAATAGATGAGCATTCTCGCAGCTCCCATGGTACAGGGGACTTTGATTGTGCCTCCAATAATGGTAGCTGTTCTGGTGAGTCAGAAGATACAAAGGAAAAATCAACCAGCACTGCTCCTCGAGTGGACTCTGTTCCTGGATGTGATCTCGATAAACGTGAGAAGATCAGACAAAAGAATGAGAAGAAGCATCAAAGGCAGAAGGAGAGACGTGCCCAGGAATTACATGAGCGTTGCAAGGGATACCTAATGTCCAGAAAACTGGAGACGCTTGCTCAGAAGCTTGTTGCAATGGGTTTTTCAGCAGATCATGCGACGATGGCCCTTATACATAATGAGGGCTGTCTCGAGGAGTCTGTTGCCTGGCTCTGTAATTTTGATGGCAGTGAGGAAACGAAGCAGCAAGTTGCAGCAGATCAACAGTCTGGAGCTAATTTGAAGATTAATATAACCGAGGAGGTTGCAAAGATTGTCATCCTGGAGGCAAAATTTAAGTGTACAAAGCAAGAGGTCGAAAGGGCTGTTGTTTCTTGTGAGGGTGATCTAGAAAAGGCCGAGGAGGTCTTGAAGACACAGAAGCAAGAATCAGCAACAACTGCATCTAAGCCTGAAGGGTCTGGTGATCCAAGTGGTTTGGTTAATAAGCAGCAGGTCATGCTTGCGCAGAACCCAGCAAGGCCTCAAGCAAATGGATTTTCTTCAGTAGGTGTTCAGCAAATGAGGAGAGACGAGAAGGATTTAAACTACAAGCTTTTGTTAAATGGTAGTGGTCCAAAGGAACCTGCAGTTAAAGGTTTTCAACCTTTGGCCACACCAATGAAGCCAGAAATGGTCCGGCAACAATTTTTTCAACCCGAGAAGAGGCGGCTTAATGCGGTTCCAACAGTTCCCTATGTGACATCATCTCCTTTGCCAGTTGCAGTGTCTCAAATGAAGTCAGAAACTCGGCATTTGGCAGCAGGGAACGAGATGAAAAGTGCAATGCATAACGGGGGCCTGCGAGAGTCGGTAGTTGTAATGCAGCGGCCTCAATCTGCAGCTGCCAAGCAAAGCCTACCATCCACAAGCCACAGTATGTTTGCATCAGAGCCATCTTCAAGGGAATGGTACTTGAATGGCGCATCAGGTGTGGATATGATGGTGAATGGTGGTTTAGGGAATGGACTAAGAAATATGAATTTGGACAGCGTCAATTCTGCCAAGCAGTTCATGCATGCAAACCATCAGCAAAGTTTTGTTTCCAATCCTATAGAGCTCGCTGCTAATGGTTGGGGTGGTACATGGGGATCTGGAGGTACATCATCATCTCAGGCTGTGGCGTCGTCACTTGGCATGCATAGAGGAGGTTGGAGCCCATCCGAGTCCTCTTCAACTTTATCTCATGGTGATTGGAGAACCAATGGTCCAGCACCTTGTGACTACACCTCAATAGACTGGAGTCTTGACACAACTTTGTTAAACCCTGCAGCCAAGAGCGAATGGCTGTCAGACACATGGTCAACCATGTTCATGGGTGGCAGATCCACAAGGCCTTCTGGGAACCTTGGTGGTGCAGGCATCAATGGGTTACATGACAGCAATCTTCCAATGGATCCCGCTCCATCACCCCGACCATATGAGTGGCCTTCTTTCTGCAGGGGAGGATCTTCCTAG